In a single window of the Deinococcus aerophilus genome:
- a CDS encoding enoyl-CoA hydratase-related protein — protein sequence MTQLDEMEFENVQIDRHGPIAVLTINRPRALNALNAETLGEISAAVDLIIEDAEVGALIITGSGDRAFVAGADIAEFKTLDGVYAGRELSLAGQDVMHQIATLPIPVIAAVNGFALGGGLELALACDIRVASSRAKLGLPEVTLGLLPGFGGTQRLSRLIGAGRALDLMLTARQVGAEEALGMGLVNYVADDALSRAREVAEQILKNAPIALSLVKEAVRRGMDTSLDAGLEVEADLFGLLVATKDFSEGVDAFLNKRPAEFQGE from the coding sequence ATGACGCAGCTGGACGAAATGGAATTCGAGAACGTGCAGATTGACCGCCACGGCCCCATCGCCGTGCTCACCATCAACCGCCCCCGCGCGCTGAACGCCCTGAACGCCGAGACGCTGGGAGAAATCAGCGCGGCCGTGGACCTGATCATCGAGGACGCCGAGGTGGGCGCGCTGATCATCACCGGGAGCGGCGACCGCGCCTTCGTGGCCGGAGCGGACATTGCCGAGTTCAAGACGCTCGACGGCGTGTATGCGGGCCGCGAACTGTCGCTGGCCGGGCAGGACGTGATGCACCAGATTGCCACCTTGCCCATTCCGGTGATCGCCGCCGTGAATGGATTTGCGCTGGGCGGCGGCCTGGAACTCGCGCTGGCCTGCGACATCCGCGTGGCGTCCTCGCGCGCGAAGCTGGGGTTGCCCGAGGTCACGCTGGGGCTGCTGCCGGGCTTCGGCGGCACGCAGCGCCTCTCGCGCCTGATCGGGGCCGGGCGCGCACTGGACCTGATGCTGACCGCCCGGCAGGTCGGGGCCGAGGAAGCGCTGGGCATGGGACTGGTGAACTACGTCGCCGACGATGCCCTGAGCCGGGCGCGCGAGGTGGCCGAGCAGATCCTGAAGAACGCACCCATCGCGCTGTCGCTGGTCAAGGAAGCGGTGCGCCGGGGAATGGACACCAGCTTGGACGCCGGACTGGAGGTCGAGGCCGACCTGTTCGGTCTGCTCGTCGCGACCAAGGACTTCTCCGAGGGGGTGGACGCCTTCCTGAACAAGCGCCCCGCGGAGTTTCAGGGTGAGTAG
- a CDS encoding phosphohydrolase: protein MAEDAYDPRDPARPKQADKKFKLSVQAGNVEDVEDSRAEPMLSADRVAAQQPAAATSVPGNGRVVEFTTPRSKLIQEADAAIRADLEGFPRALAAYTALSSDPEALAHWDMANYITMRKLGYNDHGRVHSFITGAASLAITELLLEAGIKPDLMESGIGDADDVYLTVILGTMLHDIGNQIHRVSHEQHGVTLALPILDRIMGPLYSDPFKRVKVRSFILSSINCHDLNPPPLTLEGGITAVADGTDITKGRGRKAFSLGSVDIHSISALAVDQVVIERGRNTPVLISVTMNNSGGIFQVEEVLAPKVIRTPMQPYVELRAATRPHGEEQILSRVRLSGDHFVMDLESGEQVEVEVEDRQKQAQEAVAAALDIGVERR, encoded by the coding sequence ATGGCTGAGGACGCCTACGATCCCCGCGACCCGGCGCGCCCGAAGCAGGCGGACAAGAAGTTTAAGCTCAGCGTGCAGGCGGGCAACGTGGAGGACGTGGAGGACTCGCGCGCCGAGCCGATGCTCTCGGCCGACCGGGTCGCCGCGCAGCAGCCGGCCGCGGCCACGTCCGTGCCGGGCAATGGCCGGGTCGTCGAGTTCACCACCCCCCGCTCCAAACTGATTCAGGAGGCCGACGCCGCCATCCGCGCAGATCTGGAGGGCTTTCCGCGGGCACTGGCCGCCTACACCGCCCTGAGCAGCGACCCCGAAGCGCTGGCCCACTGGGACATGGCGAACTACATCACCATGCGCAAGCTGGGCTACAACGACCACGGGCGGGTGCATTCCTTCATCACCGGGGCGGCCAGTCTGGCGATCACGGAACTGCTGCTGGAGGCCGGCATCAAGCCCGACCTGATGGAGTCGGGCATTGGTGACGCCGACGACGTGTACCTCACGGTGATCCTGGGAACCATGCTGCACGACATCGGCAACCAGATTCACCGCGTCTCGCACGAACAGCACGGCGTGACGCTGGCCCTGCCTATTCTGGACCGCATCATGGGACCGCTGTATTCGGACCCCTTCAAACGGGTCAAGGTCCGCTCTTTCATCCTGAGTTCCATCAACTGCCACGACCTGAATCCACCGCCGCTGACGCTGGAGGGCGGCATCACGGCGGTGGCCGACGGCACCGACATCACCAAGGGGAGGGGGCGCAAGGCCTTTTCGCTGGGCAGCGTGGACATCCACTCCATCAGCGCCCTGGCGGTCGATCAGGTGGTCATCGAGCGGGGACGCAACACCCCGGTGCTGATCAGCGTGACCATGAACAACTCAGGCGGCATCTTTCAGGTGGAGGAGGTGCTGGCTCCCAAGGTCATCCGCACTCCCATGCAGCCTTATGTGGAACTGCGCGCCGCCACCCGTCCGCACGGCGAGGAACAGATCCTCTCGCGCGTGCGGCTCTCGGGTGACCATTTCGTGATGGATCTGGAGAGTGGCGAACAGGTCGAGGTGGAGGTCGAGGACCGCCAGAAACAGGCGCAGGAGGCCGTGGCCGCCGCGCTGGATATTGGGGTGGAGCGCCGCTGA
- a CDS encoding S-layer homology domain-containing protein, whose translation MRKSLILVSTLALSLGVAGAQTSTTTPAQVTLSDVPAGHWAKDAVDRIVQCGLIQGFPDGTFRGNENLTRYQAALIFYRLLETSALSTCNLSQEDMTVIANGMQEVSTELAAIAGRVTDLEKLSAEQQARIDALEAKINEMGDNTAGADTAALTARIDALEAAVQNIPAGPAGPAGPAGPAGPAGPAGPAGPAGTSATVTTPAPTPAPATTVVIGEPNVADVTMANNSTLYAGVSVGAKTTDQSSPCTTSKNTKDVNYCVAGGAMIGSTSVIGPVGARVAAEYQPGYNAIHADVNATYNISAGNLHPYVGVGLGLTSSKSRTATTNATDTYVNGLVGLDFRITDSIAAYVEGNGRYYLSNKGYGTGLSNTAAANAKGFNVAAKAGLKFYF comes from the coding sequence ATGCGCAAATCACTTATTCTCGTTTCCACCCTTGCCCTGAGCCTCGGCGTCGCCGGCGCCCAGACCTCGACCACCACCCCCGCCCAGGTCACCCTGAGCGACGTGCCCGCCGGACACTGGGCCAAGGACGCCGTTGACCGCATCGTTCAGTGCGGCCTGATCCAGGGCTTCCCCGACGGCACCTTCCGTGGCAACGAGAACCTGACGCGCTACCAAGCTGCCCTGATTTTCTACCGTCTTCTGGAAACCAGCGCGCTGAGCACCTGCAACCTGAGCCAGGAAGACATGACCGTGATCGCCAACGGCATGCAGGAAGTCAGCACCGAGCTGGCGGCCATCGCCGGCCGCGTGACCGACCTCGAGAAGCTCAGCGCCGAGCAGCAGGCCCGCATCGACGCGCTGGAAGCCAAGATCAACGAGATGGGCGACAACACTGCCGGCGCTGATACCGCTGCGCTGACCGCCCGCATCGACGCGCTGGAAGCCGCCGTGCAGAACATCCCCGCTGGTCCTGCCGGCCCCGCTGGTCCTGCCGGCCCCGCTGGTCCTGCCGGCCCCGCTGGCCCTGCCGGCCCCGCCGGAACGAGCGCCACCGTGACCACCCCCGCCCCCACCCCCGCTCCGGCAACCACCGTGGTCATCGGCGAGCCCAACGTGGCCGACGTGACCATGGCGAACAACAGCACCCTGTACGCCGGCGTGAGCGTCGGCGCCAAGACCACCGACCAGAGCAGCCCCTGCACGACCAGCAAGAACACCAAGGACGTGAACTACTGCGTCGCCGGCGGCGCCATGATCGGCTCGACCAGCGTGATTGGTCCGGTGGGTGCCCGTGTGGCCGCCGAGTACCAGCCCGGCTATAACGCGATTCACGCCGATGTGAACGCCACCTACAACATCTCGGCCGGCAACCTGCACCCCTACGTGGGCGTGGGTCTGGGTCTGACGAGCAGCAAGTCGCGCACCGCGACCACCAACGCCACGGACACCTACGTCAACGGCCTGGTGGGTCTGGACTTCCGCATCACCGACAGCATCGCCGCCTACGTGGAAGGCAACGGCCGCTACTACCTGAGCAACAAGGGGTATGGCACGGGCCTGAGCAACACCGCCGCCGCGAATGCCAAGGGCTTCAACGTCGCCGCCAAGGCCGGCCTGAAGTTCTACTTCTAA
- the hspR gene encoding heat shock protein transcriptional repressor HspR, fused homodimer type yields the protein MASDSKHRPVYVISVAAELVDMHPQTLRLYERKGLIRPGRSSGKTRLYSERDIEHLREIRRLTQELGVNLAGVEEVMRLQHELDDLQGEFEAEIERIEGELRDQARPRALPSSSGQLDPKDRPVYVISIAAELVDMHPQTLRLYERKQLIHPGRSSGKTRLYSERDIEHLREIRRLTQELGVNLAGVEEIMRLRHELDGARSNLEGNVRRIQDDLSERMTKLRTLPTSGQDGNE from the coding sequence ATGGCCTCCGACTCTAAACATCGTCCCGTGTATGTGATCTCGGTGGCGGCAGAACTGGTGGACATGCATCCGCAGACCCTGCGGCTGTATGAACGCAAGGGGCTGATCCGTCCGGGACGCAGCAGCGGCAAGACCCGCCTGTACAGCGAACGGGACATCGAGCACCTGCGCGAGATCCGCCGCCTGACCCAGGAACTCGGGGTCAATCTGGCCGGAGTCGAGGAGGTCATGCGCCTGCAGCATGAGCTCGATGACCTGCAGGGCGAGTTCGAGGCCGAGATCGAGCGCATTGAGGGCGAACTGAGGGATCAGGCCCGGCCGCGCGCCCTGCCGTCTTCCAGCGGACAGCTCGACCCCAAGGACCGCCCGGTGTACGTGATCTCCATCGCGGCAGAGTTGGTGGACATGCATCCGCAGACCCTGCGGCTGTACGAGCGCAAGCAGCTGATTCATCCGGGACGCAGCAGCGGTAAGACCCGGCTGTACAGCGAGCGGGACATCGAGCACCTGCGCGAGATCCGCCGTCTGACCCAGGAACTCGGGGTCAATCTGGCCGGGGTCGAGGAGATCATGCGCCTGCGTCATGAACTCGACGGTGCCCGGTCGAACCTGGAGGGCAATGTGCGCCGCATTCAGGACGACCTCAGCGAACGCATGACCAAACTGCGGACGCTGCCCACCTCCGGACAGGATGGAAACGAGTAG
- a CDS encoding metallophosphoesterase, producing MRDLWVVGDIHGAHDKLRAILLRAGLIDFEGNWTAGDARMVFLGDYLDRGTKGVEVIGLIRRLEAQARRSGGEVTALLGNHEVMFLATLLFRHDDPQDRLGFRQYWQRNGGQERDLHLLSPDDLAWMTGLPMMAVLDSWLMIHADSLMYLKLGDTVGAVNTRVRAMLAGRDSESWGHFLNAFAARMAFSLAGGETAVRRMLGTFGGDHLAHGHTPVHVLIDEQRHGRVRGAGAPLPYAGRLCVAMDSGMAYRPNAGFIARLDGGGVAEVVCFPDGEPAY from the coding sequence TTGAGGGACCTGTGGGTGGTCGGCGACATTCACGGCGCGCACGACAAACTGCGGGCCATCCTGCTGCGCGCGGGCCTGATTGACTTTGAGGGCAACTGGACGGCGGGGGACGCCCGGATGGTGTTTCTGGGCGATTACCTGGACCGGGGAACGAAGGGGGTGGAGGTCATCGGCCTGATCCGCCGCCTGGAGGCACAGGCGCGGCGCAGCGGCGGTGAGGTAACGGCGCTGCTGGGCAACCACGAGGTCATGTTTCTCGCGACGCTGCTGTTTCGCCACGACGATCCTCAGGACCGTCTGGGATTTCGCCAGTACTGGCAGCGCAACGGCGGGCAGGAGCGCGACCTGCACCTGCTGTCCCCGGATGACCTGGCCTGGATGACCGGTCTGCCCATGATGGCCGTGCTGGACAGCTGGCTGATGATCCACGCCGACAGCCTGATGTATCTCAAGCTGGGAGATACGGTCGGAGCCGTCAACACGCGGGTCCGGGCCATGCTCGCAGGCCGCGACAGCGAAAGCTGGGGGCACTTTCTCAATGCCTTTGCCGCCCGCATGGCCTTCAGTCTGGCCGGCGGGGAAACGGCGGTGCGCCGGATGCTCGGGACCTTCGGCGGGGACCATCTGGCCCACGGCCACACCCCGGTACACGTGCTGATCGACGAACAGCGCCACGGTCGGGTGCGCGGAGCGGGGGCGCCCCTGCCGTATGCCGGCCGGCTGTGCGTGGCGATGGACAGCGGCATGGCCTACCGCCCCAACGCGGGGTTCATCGCCCGGCTGGACGGGGGCGGCGTCGCCGAGGTGGTGTGTTTTCCAGACGGAGAGCCGGCGTACTGA
- a CDS encoding HD-GYP domain-containing protein, with translation MPWQLGLNLLPDTEDLGQIVTPEIQDFIEEAEAWFTSLLGRSPGGHEHRVMLLALRLAHEAGHAQTPYERRQVVWAGLLHDIGKSALDQKILEKPGTLNVQEMLIIQQHPAIGYRLAYSAPQVDAEILGGIMHHHERWDGEGYPMGLMGESIPLLARVLKVVDVYDALVSDRPYRPAWSMEEAADYLRQHAGTAFEPHLIRVFIERVLSGPSQPPYGPA, from the coding sequence ATGCCCTGGCAACTCGGTCTGAATCTCCTGCCAGACACCGAAGACCTCGGGCAGATTGTCACGCCGGAAATTCAGGACTTTATTGAAGAGGCGGAGGCGTGGTTCACGAGTCTGCTCGGCCGCTCTCCTGGTGGACATGAGCACCGGGTTATGCTGCTCGCCTTGCGACTCGCCCACGAGGCGGGACACGCACAGACCCCCTACGAGAGGCGTCAGGTGGTGTGGGCAGGCCTGCTGCACGACATCGGCAAATCGGCCCTTGACCAGAAGATTCTGGAGAAGCCCGGCACCCTGAACGTTCAGGAAATGCTGATCATCCAGCAGCACCCGGCCATCGGTTACCGGCTGGCATACAGCGCGCCACAGGTAGACGCGGAGATTCTGGGCGGCATCATGCACCACCACGAGCGCTGGGACGGCGAAGGCTACCCGATGGGCCTGATGGGAGAATCCATCCCCCTGCTGGCGCGCGTGCTGAAGGTGGTTGATGTTTACGACGCCCTGGTGTCAGATCGCCCCTACCGGCCTGCCTGGTCCATGGAAGAAGCCGCCGACTACCTGCGGCAACATGCCGGGACGGCCTTTGAACCGCACCTGATCCGGGTGTTCATTGAGCGTGTGCTCTCCGGACCTTCCCAACCCCCCTACGGGCCAGCCTGA
- a CDS encoding DEAD/DEAH box helicase encodes MTRTRTSDRPRPQSDAQTSPRDRSLHDSPRAARPEASGRPAPLADWHTLLGDRTPTPVQAGAIPALLSGRDVITTARTGSGKTLAFLIPAAARGIGMSAVRGMRPEVLVVTPTRELAVQIRDVARELGMTAGRITGGITPGQTRSEATGKGLISGTPGRLKDLIARRELSLAGLRYVVLDEADELLSLGFLRDVGDILRSAQSQVGQKIQIAMASATFPAEIRSVAQQFMVNPERIDIAPASRAENTNPDDILGGATGATHLLVHTTREDVLDVAAEQTREALREPGGCVVIFSRTKSLVKRRAERLETLLPGEIISPLQGNMDQKKRERTMALLRDGKSRILVATDIAGRGIDLPEVRLVIHMDVAQTAEDHVHRSGRTARAGRPGVNLVLLIPEQRGLWQTVRRNLPPALHPPLTTQEGQVDRAIQEKQGRGSGNGLMPGEGAGRGQGTRGQGRAQGQGRGQQPRGAHGSSGQGGHSDRGGNGSRGTSGQGGQNSSGQRRSESGAGTGAGRVGPQRARGRGGRS; translated from the coding sequence ATGACCCGAACCCGTACCTCCGATCGTCCCCGCCCGCAGTCCGACGCCCAGACTTCCCCCCGCGACCGCAGCCTGCACGACAGCCCGCGCGCCGCGCGCCCTGAAGCGTCTGGTCGCCCGGCCCCGTTGGCCGACTGGCACACGCTGCTCGGCGACCGCACGCCCACGCCGGTGCAGGCCGGGGCCATTCCAGCGCTGCTCTCCGGACGCGACGTGATCACCACCGCGCGCACCGGCAGCGGCAAGACCCTGGCCTTCCTGATTCCCGCCGCCGCCCGCGGCATCGGCATGTCGGCCGTGCGCGGCATGCGCCCGGAAGTGCTGGTCGTCACGCCGACCCGGGAACTGGCCGTGCAGATCCGCGACGTGGCCCGCGAACTGGGCATGACCGCCGGGCGCATCACCGGGGGCATCACGCCCGGGCAGACCCGCAGCGAGGCCACGGGCAAGGGCCTGATTTCCGGCACGCCGGGCCGTCTCAAGGACCTGATTGCCCGCCGGGAACTCAGCCTCGCCGGACTGCGCTACGTGGTGCTCGATGAAGCCGACGAGCTGCTGTCGCTGGGCTTTCTGAGGGACGTGGGCGACATTCTGCGCTCGGCCCAGAGTCAGGTGGGCCAGAAGATCCAGATTGCCATGGCCTCGGCCACCTTTCCAGCCGAGATCCGCAGCGTGGCCCAGCAGTTCATGGTCAATCCCGAGCGCATCGACATCGCCCCCGCTTCACGCGCCGAGAACACCAACCCCGACGACATCCTGGGCGGCGCGACCGGCGCGACCCACCTGCTGGTCCACACCACCCGCGAGGACGTGCTGGACGTGGCTGCCGAGCAGACCCGCGAGGCACTGCGCGAGCCGGGCGGCTGCGTGGTGATCTTCTCGCGCACCAAATCGCTGGTCAAGCGGCGTGCCGAGCGTCTGGAAACCCTGCTGCCCGGCGAGATCATCAGCCCCCTGCAAGGCAACATGGACCAGAAAAAGCGCGAGCGGACCATGGCCCTGCTGCGCGACGGCAAATCGCGGATTCTGGTCGCCACCGACATCGCTGGGCGCGGCATTGACCTGCCCGAGGTGCGCCTCGTGATCCACATGGACGTGGCGCAGACCGCCGAGGACCACGTTCACCGTTCGGGCCGTACCGCGCGCGCAGGCCGTCCGGGCGTGAACCTGGTGCTGCTGATTCCCGAGCAGCGCGGCCTGTGGCAGACCGTGCGCCGCAACCTGCCGCCCGCGCTGCATCCGCCGCTGACGACCCAGGAGGGTCAGGTGGACCGGGCCATCCAGGAAAAACAGGGCCGGGGCTCCGGCAACGGCCTGATGCCGGGTGAGGGTGCGGGTCGCGGGCAGGGAACCCGGGGCCAGGGCCGCGCTCAGGGGCAGGGCCGGGGCCAGCAGCCCCGCGGCGCCCACGGTTCGTCCGGACAGGGCGGGCACTCGGACCGGGGAGGCAATGGGAGCCGGGGTACGTCGGGCCAGGGCGGTCAGAACAGCTCCGGCCAGCGCCGTTCGGAATCTGGGGCGGGCACGGGTGCCGGGCGCGTCGGTCCCCAGCGGGCGCGGGGCCGGGGCGGGCGCAGCTGA
- a CDS encoding HD domain-containing protein, with protein sequence MNTLRLSDRIGRKVLGYAAKGRRLARSVKPDHAHPDDAWALAHLTAGEARVYRGMDPRDREHACRVTLHLLRDHPAAAPELVAAALLHDCGKSVRPYRVTERVLVGLIPNRLARLLPPIGALGIRAHHPELGARLLAHAGARPRVARLVARHHHPDGDPEAALLHHYDDQE encoded by the coding sequence GTGAATACCCTGCGCCTCTCCGACCGCATCGGGCGCAAGGTCCTGGGGTACGCGGCCAAGGGCAGGCGGCTGGCCCGCAGCGTGAAACCGGACCACGCCCACCCGGACGACGCCTGGGCGCTGGCGCACCTGACTGCCGGAGAGGCCCGCGTGTACCGGGGCATGGACCCGCGCGACCGCGAACATGCCTGCCGCGTCACGCTGCATCTGCTGCGCGACCACCCGGCGGCGGCCCCGGAACTGGTGGCGGCCGCCCTGCTGCACGACTGCGGCAAGAGCGTTCGCCCGTACCGCGTGACCGAGCGCGTGCTCGTCGGGCTGATTCCCAACCGGCTGGCGCGGCTGCTGCCCCCCATCGGAGCACTCGGCATCCGGGCGCATCATCCCGAACTGGGCGCACGGCTGCTCGCCCACGCCGGGGCCAGACCGCGCGTGGCCCGGCTGGTGGCCCGCCACCACCACCCGGACGGCGACCCCGAAGCCGCCCTGCTGCACCACTACGACGATCAGGAATAG
- the alr gene encoding alanine racemase, with the protein MLFARAHARTSAAALEQNLSLLARRAEVPLLLPVKANAYGHGLEAISRVAARHPDVWGLAVATPQEAGAVAALELGKPVVLLTPPRPAELEELADLGVRLPVASLEEAEALPAHARAHLKVDTGMNRLGARPEDAVRVGQRLHERGVLEGAYTHFATADEPDLSFAHEQFRRFQGVLQELPPLLAHASNGGGILSLGALPGMRLARPGLASYGFAPPHLRGVLPLTPVMTLEAEVTYVHTVRAGESVSYGGLWHAPQDTVLATVGLGYADGYPRNATGKAFVTVAGERRPMVGRICMDQCLVDVSGLNVQVGDVVRFWGPQDITVSDVAAWADTIEYEVLTGLGTRIERQTDR; encoded by the coding sequence ATGTTGTTTGCCCGCGCCCATGCCCGCACTTCCGCCGCCGCTCTGGAACAGAACCTGAGCCTGCTTGCCCGCCGCGCAGAGGTTCCCCTGCTGCTGCCGGTCAAGGCCAATGCCTACGGACACGGTCTGGAGGCCATCTCCCGTGTGGCTGCCCGCCATCCCGACGTGTGGGGGCTGGCGGTGGCCACCCCGCAGGAGGCCGGGGCGGTGGCCGCCCTGGAGCTGGGCAAGCCGGTGGTGCTGCTCACGCCGCCGCGCCCCGCCGAACTGGAGGAACTCGCCGATCTGGGCGTGCGGTTGCCGGTGGCCTCGCTGGAAGAGGCCGAGGCGCTGCCCGCCCACGCCCGCGCGCACCTGAAGGTGGACACCGGCATGAACCGGCTGGGCGCGCGGCCCGAAGACGCGGTCCGGGTGGGGCAACGGCTGCACGAGCGCGGTGTGCTGGAGGGGGCCTATACCCACTTCGCCACCGCTGACGAGCCGGACCTGAGTTTTGCCCACGAACAGTTCCGGCGCTTTCAGGGGGTGTTGCAGGAGTTGCCGCCGCTGCTCGCCCACGCGTCCAACGGAGGCGGCATCCTGAGTCTGGGGGCGCTGCCGGGCATGCGGCTGGCGCGGCCTGGCCTGGCATCCTACGGCTTTGCGCCGCCGCACCTGCGCGGCGTGCTGCCGCTGACCCCCGTGATGACCCTGGAGGCCGAGGTCACGTACGTGCATACCGTCCGGGCCGGCGAGAGCGTCAGCTACGGCGGGCTGTGGCATGCCCCGCAGGACACCGTGCTGGCCACCGTGGGACTGGGCTATGCCGATGGGTACCCGCGCAATGCCACCGGAAAGGCGTTCGTGACGGTGGCGGGCGAGCGCCGTCCCATGGTGGGCCGCATCTGCATGGACCAGTGCCTGGTGGATGTGAGTGGATTGAACGTGCAGGTGGGAGACGTGGTGCGCTTCTGGGGTCCACAGGACATCACGGTGAGCGACGTGGCGGCGTGGGCAGACACCATTGAATACGAGGTGTTGACTGGGCTAGGAACGCGCATAGAACGGCAGACCGACCGGTAA
- a CDS encoding YcjF family protein produces the protein MLPPLVKQVLDNFNFDVDAELTPQENVDEVVKGAALLCGAVAVEPIPFADILVITPLQAKMVLHIGKIYGFDITPERAREIVQELGVTVAYGLAARQVMRGLAKMALPLIGGIITAPAVYGWTFALGRVAQNYFERKQLGLPDTRQERVKVIQEAKQQSRRVLPSAQDFTDLASELRRRAEEKGKNTGQGPDRPN, from the coding sequence ATGTTGCCTCCGCTCGTCAAGCAGGTGCTGGACAATTTCAATTTCGATGTTGATGCGGAGCTCACGCCCCAGGAAAATGTCGATGAGGTGGTCAAGGGTGCCGCCCTGCTCTGCGGCGCAGTGGCGGTAGAGCCCATCCCCTTCGCCGACATCCTGGTGATCACCCCGCTGCAGGCCAAGATGGTGCTGCACATCGGCAAGATCTACGGCTTTGACATCACCCCCGAGCGCGCCCGCGAGATCGTGCAGGAGCTCGGCGTGACCGTGGCCTACGGTCTGGCGGCGCGGCAGGTGATGCGCGGCCTGGCCAAGATGGCGCTGCCGCTCATCGGCGGAATCATCACCGCGCCCGCCGTGTACGGCTGGACGTTTGCGCTGGGCCGGGTGGCGCAGAACTATTTCGAGCGCAAGCAGCTGGGACTGCCCGACACCCGCCAGGAGCGCGTCAAGGTGATTCAGGAGGCCAAGCAGCAGTCCCGGCGGGTCCTGCCCAGCGCGCAGGATTTCACCGACCTCGCCAGCGAACTGCGCCGGCGTGCCGAAGAAAAGGGCAAGAACACGGGACAGGGACCGGACCGCCCGAACTAA
- the cysS gene encoding cysteine--tRNA ligase produces MTVSSPFQHAQPDQNIVLYDTMQRGKVPFVPGTPGHVGMYLCGPTVYSDAHLGHAKKEVAFDVIRRTFMHFGYAVRYVANITDVGHLQDDSDDGEDKIARRAALERLEPMEVADKYFWSFMADMGALNVLKPSINPRATGHITEQIALIEELIERGHAYEVGGNVYFDVRSWPGYGKLSGRNLDDQEEGTREAVRGDKRDPRDFALWKRAEHGHIMRWPSPWGVGFPGWHIECSAMSLKYLGEGFDIHGGGLDLQFPHHEAEIAQAEAAGHAFARYWMHNNMLTIGGEKMSKSKGNFTTIADVLAEHDPMVVRFLLVSSHYRSITEFSEAAFESARSGYRRLSEALHEVERRLNDAPVGHDDALEGKIGAHVQTFEDAMRDDFNTPRALAALFGLTGDLNTALAAGTVGRTTLQRARDAYRELGGNVLGLFEGGAAEQQDETQVIAALMDLVLKARQNYRLNKQYAEADELRDTLGGVGVTVEDTKDGPRWRR; encoded by the coding sequence GTGACCGTTTCCTCCCCCTTCCAGCATGCCCAGCCCGACCAGAACATCGTCCTGTACGACACCATGCAGCGCGGCAAGGTGCCGTTTGTGCCCGGAACGCCGGGGCATGTGGGCATGTATCTGTGCGGGCCGACGGTCTACAGCGACGCCCACCTGGGCCACGCCAAGAAGGAGGTGGCCTTCGACGTGATCCGGCGCACCTTCATGCACTTTGGCTACGCGGTGCGCTACGTGGCGAACATCACCGATGTGGGCCACCTGCAAGACGACAGCGACGACGGCGAGGACAAGATCGCCCGGCGGGCGGCGCTGGAACGCCTGGAGCCCATGGAGGTGGCCGACAAGTATTTCTGGTCGTTCATGGCCGACATGGGCGCGCTGAACGTCCTGAAACCCAGCATCAACCCTCGCGCCACCGGGCACATCACCGAGCAGATCGCCCTGATCGAGGAACTGATCGAGCGCGGCCACGCCTACGAGGTCGGCGGGAATGTCTATTTCGATGTGCGCAGCTGGCCCGGCTACGGCAAGCTCTCGGGCCGCAACCTTGACGACCAGGAGGAGGGCACCCGCGAGGCGGTGCGCGGCGACAAGCGCGATCCGCGTGATTTTGCGCTGTGGAAACGCGCGGAGCACGGCCACATCATGCGCTGGCCGTCTCCGTGGGGGGTGGGCTTTCCGGGGTGGCACATCGAATGCAGCGCCATGAGCCTGAAGTACCTGGGCGAGGGCTTCGACATCCACGGCGGCGGCCTGGACCTTCAGTTTCCCCACCACGAGGCCGAGATCGCGCAGGCCGAGGCGGCGGGCCACGCCTTTGCGCGGTACTGGATGCACAACAACATGCTGACCATCGGCGGCGAGAAGATGAGCAAGAGCAAGGGCAACTTCACGACCATCGCGGACGTGCTGGCCGAGCATGACCCGATGGTGGTGCGCTTCCTGCTGGTGTCGAGTCATTACCGCTCGATCACCGAATTCAGCGAGGCGGCCTTCGAGAGCGCCCGCAGCGGCTACCGCCGGCTCAGCGAGGCGCTGCACGAGGTCGAGCGCCGCCTGAACGACGCACCCGTCGGGCACGACGACGCGCTGGAGGGCAAGATCGGGGCGCATGTCCAGACTTTCGAGGACGCCATGCGCGACGACTTCAACACCCCCCGGGCGCTGGCCGCACTGTTCGGGCTGACCGGTGACCTGAACACGGCGCTGGCGGCGGGCACGGTGGGCCGGACCACGCTGCAGCGCGCACGGGACGCCTACCGCGAGCTGGGCGGAAATGTGCTCGGCCTGTTCGAGGGCGGCGCCGCCGAACAGCAGGACGAGACCCAGGTGATCGCCGCGCTGATGGACCTGGTCCTGAAGGCCCGGCAGAACTACCGCCTGAACAAGCAGTACGCCGAGGCCGATGAACTGCGCGACACCCTGGGTGGGGTGGGCGTGACCGTGGAGGACACCAAGGACGGCCCGCGCTGGCGGCGCTGA